The Aspergillus luchuensis IFO 4308 DNA, chromosome 4, nearly complete sequence DNA window acaaagGAAGCGTGGGATATTCCACTTACATTGTCTTCATCGTCCTACAATGTCTCGCCGTCCCCGTCGCTTTACTCCTCACCCCGCCCAACAAAGTCCAACGCGCCGATGGCTCCCCGGTCATCCTTCGGGTCGAGGACTCTTGGAAAGCGGAGTTCCAAGCCCTCTGGAAAACATGCAAAAACCGCACcgtcatccttcttctccctgtCTTCTGGGCCGTCTACTTCAATGAGTACTCGAGTAACTTCGAAACGTACTATTTTGGGGTCCGGGCTCGTGCGCTCATCGCTTTCCTCTCCGACTGGGTCACCATCCTTGCTTCGCAGATCATTTCTCACTGGCTCGATTGGAAGCGTGTCGACGCTAAGAAACGTCTCACGTACGGCTGGTATTGGGTCATCATTGTGCATGTGACGGCGTGGATTCTTGGCTGGGTTGTGCAGGAGCAATATACATCAGCCCATAAAAAGAACCCTGATTTGGGGACGATGGATTACACTAGTCCGGGGTTCACCAAGGGCGCGTTTGTCCTCTTCATGTGGACGTTTGCGCAGCAGACGGGCCAGAATTGGTTGTATTATTTGGTGGGAAGCATGACCGATAACATCGCCGAGTTGACCAGGTTGACGGGTGTGTTGCGCGGTCAGGAGAGTTTTGGTGAGGCGATCTCTTATGGATTAAACACGAGGGATTGGTATGGTGGACGGGTACCGATGGCTGTGAATACTATTTTGCTGGGTGAGTTGGATTGATTTCTGAAGAAGAGGCTGAATACTGACTGGCTTTGTCTAGGGTTGTGTGTTATTCCGACATGGATAGTTGTGAAGAATCATGACATGGAATCCACAGATGAAagggagttggaggtggaTCGACGTCCAGTTGTGGGTgagaagggggtggttgaTTTGGAGGTGAAGGAAACGGGAGTTCATTGATCTATTAATAGCAGATCAGATTAGATGAGTAGAATGTCCGCGATTATACTATGCACTAATGTAATATTCTCCTGACAGTGCACTTTAGTCCACTGAGGATAATAGATCGGAGGAATGGTCGGCCAACGGCCGGGCCAAGTAACGGACCCTAACTCCGTGTTGGTGGTTCAAATCCTAACCTTCAGGGGCCGAAGCCGATCCTTCCTCCGCTGGCTTACGTCCTGTTCCCCACAGTGTCTGTCACACatagatgatggatggaccCTGAACCTCCTATTCAATAGTATCGCCATGCTATGCAATTCGTGCCGGTCTATCTACCGGCCTGTTTTACCTACCAACGGCAAACCCGCAGGGTCGATCCCAATTTCCCTAAACCGACGAACAATGAGAAAGGTCGGCTAATCGACCGGCCAATGGACCGAGCATGAATAGTATACTTAAAGCAATCCCAACCAGGGACCCCTACAGGAAAATGTCACAGAAGCAGAGGGAAGCATTGCGTCTCAACCGAGAATCCAAGGATGAAATTGACACTACCGGTGGCCTTCTGCTCGCTGGCGGCAGCATTCGAGGTTTCCAGTCATGGACCGTCTCAAGTCTCCCACCGTGACACATcctcattcatccatccaggcCTCCTCCAAACAGCCTCTGATTTCTCACGCATCACCTCCAAAGTATCCAGCAACACCGAACCCTGGATAACAGGCTGGTACAAACTGACCAACAGCTCCAACATCAACCTAGACTACACGCCCTCCCCGAAGACAATCGTCTATCGCGGCGCAGATGGCACCCACACCGAGAACTATCCCTCTCTGTACCGAGACATAGCGGCCGCCTACGCGATGGCCATCTATTGGAAAGTAACTG harbors:
- a CDS encoding uncharacterized protein (COG:S;~EggNog:ENOG410PJZM;~InterPro:IPR011701,IPR036259;~PFAM:PF07690,PF05978;~TransMembrane:10 (i23-43o55-74i86-104o110-130i151-170o182-202i235-251o271-291i303-323o413-433i);~go_function: GO:0022857 - transmembrane transporter activity [Evidence IEA];~go_process: GO:0055085 - transmembrane transport [Evidence IEA]), translated to MADAENGSGGKVPLKRVWYRTSLFNACVIGAVGFLAPGLWNAMNSLGAGGEEKPFLVNAANALVFGLMGIFCIFGAPIANRIGLKWALLLGAAGYPVYAAGLYTNNRFGNVWLVLVGAVACGISAGLFWASEGAIAIGYPEPSKRARYLNIWVWWRTLGPIIGNSIVLALNIKNKDKGSVGYSTYIVFIVLQCLAVPVALLLTPPNKVQRADGSPVILRVEDSWKAEFQALWKTCKNRTVILLLPVFWAVYFNEYSSNFETYYFGVRARALIAFLSDWVTILASQIISHWLDWKRVDAKKRLTYGWYWVIIVHVTAWILGWVVQEQYTSAHKKNPDLGTMDYTSPGFTKGAFVLFMWTFAQQTGQNWLYYLVGSMTDNIAELTRLTGVLRGQESFGEAISYGLNTRDWYGGRVPMAVNTILLGLCVIPTWIVVKNHDMESTDERELEVDRRPVVGEKGVVDLEVKETGVH